The following are encoded together in the Labeo rohita strain BAU-BD-2019 chromosome 17, IGBB_LRoh.1.0, whole genome shotgun sequence genome:
- the ivd gene encoding isovaleryl-CoA dehydrogenase, mitochondrial isoform X1, with protein sequence MQNSSTLLFIVRSRSCRGKPSLCPSEPKEGAYKCSQSKVTAVSKMLAVRRALRVCQRVAYVSVSRRGCAGAVPVDDVVNGLTEEQIQLRQTVQRFCQEKLTPYANEIDKKNEFPRMREFWKEMGELGLLGVTAPVEYGGTGLGYLDHVIVMEEISRASGAIALSYGAHSNLCVNQLVRHANQKQKEKYMPKLITGEHVGALAMSEPNSGSDAVSMKLTAKKQGDHYVLNGNKFWITNGPDADVLIVYAKTDPEAAARGITAFIVEKGMPGFSTAQKLDKLGMRGSNTCELIFEDCKVPEENILGPLNKGVYVLMSGLDLERLVLSAGPVGIMQAVLDHAIPYLHVREAFGQKIGTFQLMQGKMADMYTRLSSCRQYLYNVARACDKGHFSAKDCAGVILYCAENATQVALDGIQCLGGNGYINDYPMGRFLRDAKLYEIGAGTSEVRRMVIGRAFNAMFK encoded by the exons ATGCAGAATTCGAGCACACTGCTGTTTATTGTGCGCTCGCGTAGCTGTCGAGGTAAACCTTCACTCTGTCCATCTGAACCTAAAGAGGGGGCTTATAAATGTAGTCAAAGTAAAG tcactgcagtttccaaaatGTTGGCTGTCAGAAGAGCACTGCGCGTTTGTCAGCGAGTGGCATATGTCAGTGTTTCGCGTCGTGGATGCGCTGGAGCTGTTCCAGTGGACGACGTCGTGAACGGTCTTACCGAGGAGCAGATCCAG CTCAGACAGACAGTCCAGAGATTCTGCCAGGAGAAACTCACTCCCTATGCTAATGAGATTGACAAGAAAAACGAGTTCCCCCGCATGAGG GAGTTTTGGAAGGAGATGGGTGAGCTTGGACTGCTTGGAGTTACTGCCCCAG TGGAGTACGGTGGAACGGGATTGGGCTACCTTGATCATGTGATTGTTATGGAGGAGATCTCCCGTGCGTCAGGAGCTATTGCTCTCAGCTATGGCGCGCACTCCAACTTGTGTGTAAATCAGTTGGTGCGACATGCTAAtcagaaacagaaagaaaagtaCATGCCAAAG TTGATTACAGGGGAACATGTGGGTGCCTTGGCCATGAGTGAGCCCAACTCTGGCTCTGATGCGGTGTCCATGAAACTGACAGCGAAAAAACAAG GGGATCATTACGTGTTAAACGGTAATAAGTTCTGGATTACGAACGGACCAGACGCAGATGTTTTGATTGTGTATGCTAAAACAGACCCAGAGGCAGCAGCCCGTGGCATCACTGCTTTCATCGTAGAGAAG GGCATGCCAGGATTTAGCACAGCGCAGAAGCTGGATAAACTGGGAATGAGAGGATCTAACACCTGTGAACTCATCTTTGAAGACTGCAAGGTCCCTG AGGAAAACATATTGGGCCCGTTAAATAAAGGCGTGTATGTTTTGATGAGTGGCCTGGACCTAGAGAGACTCGTCCTGTCTGCTGGACCTGTTGG CATCATGCAAGCTGTGCTTGACCATGCGATTCCTTACTTACATGTTCGTGAAGCCTTTGGACAGAAAATCGGCACCTTCCAG CTAATGCAAGGAAAAATGGCTGATATGTACACACGGCTTAGTTCATGCCGACAGTATTTATACAACGTTGCCCGTGCTTGTGATAAAGGCCATTTCAGTGCTAAG GACTGTGCTGGGGTAATCCTTTATTGTGCTGAGAATGCGACTCAAGTTGCCTTGGATGGAATTCAATGCTTGG GTGGAAACGGTTACATTAATGACTACCCAATGGGCCGCTTCTTAAGAGACGCTAAACTTTATGAGATTGGAGCTGGAACCAGTGAGGTTAGAAGGATGGTCATTGGCAGAGCCTTCAATGCcatgttcaaataa
- the ivd gene encoding isovaleryl-CoA dehydrogenase, mitochondrial isoform X3, with translation MLAVRRALRVCQRVAYVSVSRRGCAGAVPVDDVVNGLTEEQIQLRQTVQRFCQEKLTPYANEIDKKNEFPRMREFWKEMGELGLLGVTAPVEYGGTGLGYLDHVIVMEEISRASGAIALSYGAHSNLCVNQLVRHANQKQKEKYMPKLITGEHVGALAMSEPNSGSDAVSMKLTAKKQGDHYVLNGNKFWITNGPDADVLIVYAKTDPEAAARGITAFIVEKGMPGFSTAQKLDKLGMRGSNTCELIFEDCKVPEENILGPLNKGVYVLMSGLDLERLVLSAGPVGIMQAVLDHAIPYLHVREAFGQKIGTFQLMQGKMADMYTRLSSCRQYLYNVARACDKGHFSAKDCAGVILYCAENATQVALDGIQCLGGNGYINDYPMGRFLRDAKLYEIGAGTSEVRRMVIGRAFNAMFK, from the exons atGTTGGCTGTCAGAAGAGCACTGCGCGTTTGTCAGCGAGTGGCATATGTCAGTGTTTCGCGTCGTGGATGCGCTGGAGCTGTTCCAGTGGACGACGTCGTGAACGGTCTTACCGAGGAGCAGATCCAG CTCAGACAGACAGTCCAGAGATTCTGCCAGGAGAAACTCACTCCCTATGCTAATGAGATTGACAAGAAAAACGAGTTCCCCCGCATGAGG GAGTTTTGGAAGGAGATGGGTGAGCTTGGACTGCTTGGAGTTACTGCCCCAG TGGAGTACGGTGGAACGGGATTGGGCTACCTTGATCATGTGATTGTTATGGAGGAGATCTCCCGTGCGTCAGGAGCTATTGCTCTCAGCTATGGCGCGCACTCCAACTTGTGTGTAAATCAGTTGGTGCGACATGCTAAtcagaaacagaaagaaaagtaCATGCCAAAG TTGATTACAGGGGAACATGTGGGTGCCTTGGCCATGAGTGAGCCCAACTCTGGCTCTGATGCGGTGTCCATGAAACTGACAGCGAAAAAACAAG GGGATCATTACGTGTTAAACGGTAATAAGTTCTGGATTACGAACGGACCAGACGCAGATGTTTTGATTGTGTATGCTAAAACAGACCCAGAGGCAGCAGCCCGTGGCATCACTGCTTTCATCGTAGAGAAG GGCATGCCAGGATTTAGCACAGCGCAGAAGCTGGATAAACTGGGAATGAGAGGATCTAACACCTGTGAACTCATCTTTGAAGACTGCAAGGTCCCTG AGGAAAACATATTGGGCCCGTTAAATAAAGGCGTGTATGTTTTGATGAGTGGCCTGGACCTAGAGAGACTCGTCCTGTCTGCTGGACCTGTTGG CATCATGCAAGCTGTGCTTGACCATGCGATTCCTTACTTACATGTTCGTGAAGCCTTTGGACAGAAAATCGGCACCTTCCAG CTAATGCAAGGAAAAATGGCTGATATGTACACACGGCTTAGTTCATGCCGACAGTATTTATACAACGTTGCCCGTGCTTGTGATAAAGGCCATTTCAGTGCTAAG GACTGTGCTGGGGTAATCCTTTATTGTGCTGAGAATGCGACTCAAGTTGCCTTGGATGGAATTCAATGCTTGG GTGGAAACGGTTACATTAATGACTACCCAATGGGCCGCTTCTTAAGAGACGCTAAACTTTATGAGATTGGAGCTGGAACCAGTGAGGTTAGAAGGATGGTCATTGGCAGAGCCTTCAATGCcatgttcaaataa
- the ivd gene encoding isovaleryl-CoA dehydrogenase, mitochondrial isoform X2: MRHPFRIITEVRNKTDDWIDLSIKHCVTAVSKMLAVRRALRVCQRVAYVSVSRRGCAGAVPVDDVVNGLTEEQIQLRQTVQRFCQEKLTPYANEIDKKNEFPRMREFWKEMGELGLLGVTAPVEYGGTGLGYLDHVIVMEEISRASGAIALSYGAHSNLCVNQLVRHANQKQKEKYMPKLITGEHVGALAMSEPNSGSDAVSMKLTAKKQGDHYVLNGNKFWITNGPDADVLIVYAKTDPEAAARGITAFIVEKGMPGFSTAQKLDKLGMRGSNTCELIFEDCKVPEENILGPLNKGVYVLMSGLDLERLVLSAGPVGIMQAVLDHAIPYLHVREAFGQKIGTFQLMQGKMADMYTRLSSCRQYLYNVARACDKGHFSAKDCAGVILYCAENATQVALDGIQCLGGNGYINDYPMGRFLRDAKLYEIGAGTSEVRRMVIGRAFNAMFK; the protein is encoded by the exons tcactgcagtttccaaaatGTTGGCTGTCAGAAGAGCACTGCGCGTTTGTCAGCGAGTGGCATATGTCAGTGTTTCGCGTCGTGGATGCGCTGGAGCTGTTCCAGTGGACGACGTCGTGAACGGTCTTACCGAGGAGCAGATCCAG CTCAGACAGACAGTCCAGAGATTCTGCCAGGAGAAACTCACTCCCTATGCTAATGAGATTGACAAGAAAAACGAGTTCCCCCGCATGAGG GAGTTTTGGAAGGAGATGGGTGAGCTTGGACTGCTTGGAGTTACTGCCCCAG TGGAGTACGGTGGAACGGGATTGGGCTACCTTGATCATGTGATTGTTATGGAGGAGATCTCCCGTGCGTCAGGAGCTATTGCTCTCAGCTATGGCGCGCACTCCAACTTGTGTGTAAATCAGTTGGTGCGACATGCTAAtcagaaacagaaagaaaagtaCATGCCAAAG TTGATTACAGGGGAACATGTGGGTGCCTTGGCCATGAGTGAGCCCAACTCTGGCTCTGATGCGGTGTCCATGAAACTGACAGCGAAAAAACAAG GGGATCATTACGTGTTAAACGGTAATAAGTTCTGGATTACGAACGGACCAGACGCAGATGTTTTGATTGTGTATGCTAAAACAGACCCAGAGGCAGCAGCCCGTGGCATCACTGCTTTCATCGTAGAGAAG GGCATGCCAGGATTTAGCACAGCGCAGAAGCTGGATAAACTGGGAATGAGAGGATCTAACACCTGTGAACTCATCTTTGAAGACTGCAAGGTCCCTG AGGAAAACATATTGGGCCCGTTAAATAAAGGCGTGTATGTTTTGATGAGTGGCCTGGACCTAGAGAGACTCGTCCTGTCTGCTGGACCTGTTGG CATCATGCAAGCTGTGCTTGACCATGCGATTCCTTACTTACATGTTCGTGAAGCCTTTGGACAGAAAATCGGCACCTTCCAG CTAATGCAAGGAAAAATGGCTGATATGTACACACGGCTTAGTTCATGCCGACAGTATTTATACAACGTTGCCCGTGCTTGTGATAAAGGCCATTTCAGTGCTAAG GACTGTGCTGGGGTAATCCTTTATTGTGCTGAGAATGCGACTCAAGTTGCCTTGGATGGAATTCAATGCTTGG GTGGAAACGGTTACATTAATGACTACCCAATGGGCCGCTTCTTAAGAGACGCTAAACTTTATGAGATTGGAGCTGGAACCAGTGAGGTTAGAAGGATGGTCATTGGCAGAGCCTTCAATGCcatgttcaaataa